Proteins from one Amycolatopsis benzoatilytica AK 16/65 genomic window:
- a CDS encoding acyl-CoA dehydrogenase family protein, with protein sequence MIDFRLDDEYEALRKTVEDFAHSEVAPVIGPLYEKEQFPYELVAKMGAMGLFGLPFPEEFGGMGGDYFALCLALEELARVDSSVAITLEAGVSLGAMPIYRFGTQEQKETWLPQLTSAEALGGFGLTEPGGGSDAGATRTRARLDGDEWVINGSKAFITNSGTDITKLVTVTAVTDVMENGRKEISAIIVPSGTPGFAVAPKYSKVGWNCSDTHELSFTDVRVPAENLVGKRGRGYAQFLSILDEGRVAIAALSVGLAQGCVDECLKYAKDRVAFGHRIGEYQAIQFKIAEMEVRAHTARLAYYQAASKMLRGEPFKKEASIAKLVASNAAMDNARDATQIYGGYGFMNEFPVSRFYRDAKILEIGEGTSEVQKMLIARHLGVGA encoded by the coding sequence GTGATCGACTTCCGGCTGGACGACGAGTACGAAGCGCTTCGCAAGACGGTCGAGGACTTCGCGCACAGCGAGGTCGCGCCGGTGATCGGGCCGCTGTACGAGAAGGAACAATTCCCGTACGAGCTGGTTGCCAAGATGGGCGCGATGGGCTTGTTCGGCCTGCCGTTCCCGGAGGAATTCGGCGGCATGGGCGGGGACTACTTCGCGCTGTGCCTCGCGCTGGAGGAACTGGCGCGGGTCGACTCGTCGGTCGCGATCACCCTGGAAGCCGGGGTTTCGCTGGGTGCGATGCCGATCTACCGGTTCGGCACCCAGGAGCAGAAGGAAACCTGGCTGCCGCAGCTGACCAGCGCCGAAGCGCTCGGCGGGTTCGGCCTGACCGAACCGGGCGGCGGCTCGGACGCCGGGGCCACCCGCACCCGCGCCCGGCTCGACGGCGACGAGTGGGTGATCAACGGCAGCAAGGCGTTCATCACGAACTCCGGCACCGACATCACGAAGCTGGTCACCGTCACCGCGGTCACCGACGTGATGGAGAACGGCCGCAAGGAGATTTCGGCGATCATCGTCCCGTCCGGCACGCCGGGCTTCGCGGTGGCCCCGAAGTATTCGAAGGTCGGCTGGAACTGCTCGGACACCCACGAGCTGTCTTTCACCGACGTCCGGGTGCCCGCCGAGAACCTGGTCGGCAAGCGCGGCCGCGGCTACGCCCAGTTCCTGTCCATTTTGGACGAGGGCCGGGTGGCGATCGCGGCGCTGAGCGTCGGTCTCGCACAGGGGTGCGTGGACGAATGCCTGAAGTACGCGAAGGACCGGGTCGCGTTCGGCCACCGGATCGGCGAGTACCAGGCGATCCAGTTCAAGATCGCCGAGATGGAGGTCCGCGCGCACACCGCCCGGTTGGCCTACTACCAGGCGGCGTCGAAGATGCTGCGCGGCGAGCCGTTCAAGAAAGAGGCGTCGATCGCGAAGCTGGTCGCGTCGAACGCGGCGATGGACAACGCCCGCGACGCGACGCAGATCTACGGCGGCTACGGCTTCATGAACGAGTTCCCGGTCAGCCGGTTCTACCGGGACGCGAAGATCCTGGAGATCGGCGAGGGGACCAGCGAGGTGCAGAAGATGCTCATCGCGCGCCACCTCGGCGTGGGGGCCTGA
- a CDS encoding GNAT family N-acetyltransferase, translating into MEFSIRPGAAGDADVLLGFFDEAVEWLVARGSAGQWGAEPWSGIPKRVERVREYAADPEFRMAEVGGKPAGALVLGRVMPYAPQVDEPELYVRLLITSRRFAGHRVGSRLLRHSMDEAKRRGIELVRVDCWAGGDGDLPRYYQSQGFTPTEQFTVDGWLGQVLEQRVGG; encoded by the coding sequence ATGGAGTTCAGCATCCGGCCTGGGGCCGCCGGTGACGCGGACGTGTTGTTGGGGTTTTTCGACGAAGCAGTGGAATGGCTGGTCGCGCGCGGCAGCGCCGGGCAGTGGGGCGCCGAGCCGTGGAGCGGGATCCCGAAGCGGGTCGAGCGGGTGCGCGAGTACGCCGCCGACCCGGAGTTCCGGATGGCGGAAGTCGGCGGGAAGCCCGCTGGCGCGTTGGTCCTCGGGCGGGTCATGCCGTACGCCCCGCAGGTCGACGAGCCTGAACTTTACGTGCGGCTGCTGATCACCTCCCGCCGGTTCGCCGGGCACCGGGTCGGCTCGCGACTGCTGCGGCACTCGATGGACGAGGCGAAACGGCGCGGGATCGAGCTCGTGCGAGTCGACTGCTGGGCCGGTGGTGACGGCGATCTGCCTCGCTACTACCAGAGTCAGGGCTTCACGCCGACCGAGCAGTTCACGGTCGACGGGTGGCTCGGGCAGGTCCTTGAACAACGAGTTGGGGGATAG
- a CDS encoding SDR family oxidoreductase, translated as MARPSLAGKLTGKVVVVTGGAQGIGAATAAALHRCGARLALGDLDRVRAEKTAGELGPDVVALPLDVTDTAAFTAFLDEVERQIGPIDVLINNAGIMPLSPLDQEDDAATRRLLEINVHAVVHGTREAVKRMKPRGSGHIVNIASMAGKSGFAGAATYCATKHAVVGLSEAVRLELRGTGVEVSCVMPAVVRTELAAGVAEARFIKSVGPDDVGAAIVTALLRPKFDVFVPKSLDLTGRIARLFPRPFGEWLVRVLGGDQLLASAAHSPERAEYEDRAARSVPSVPPGGSV; from the coding sequence ATGGCCAGGCCGTCGCTCGCCGGGAAGCTCACTGGGAAGGTCGTCGTCGTGACCGGCGGCGCGCAAGGCATCGGAGCGGCCACCGCGGCCGCGTTGCACCGGTGCGGCGCACGGTTGGCGCTCGGCGACCTGGACCGGGTCCGAGCCGAGAAGACTGCCGGCGAGCTGGGTCCGGACGTCGTGGCGTTACCGCTGGACGTCACCGACACGGCCGCGTTCACCGCGTTCCTGGACGAGGTCGAACGCCAGATCGGGCCGATCGACGTCCTGATCAACAACGCCGGCATCATGCCGCTCTCCCCGCTGGACCAAGAGGACGACGCGGCCACCCGGCGACTGCTGGAGATCAACGTGCACGCGGTCGTGCACGGCACCCGCGAGGCGGTCAAACGGATGAAGCCGCGCGGCAGCGGGCACATCGTCAACATCGCGTCGATGGCCGGAAAGTCCGGATTCGCCGGTGCTGCCACGTACTGCGCTACCAAACACGCAGTGGTCGGGTTGTCCGAGGCGGTCCGGCTGGAGCTGCGCGGCACCGGCGTCGAGGTGTCCTGCGTGATGCCCGCGGTCGTGCGCACCGAGCTGGCCGCCGGGGTGGCCGAAGCCCGATTCATCAAGTCGGTGGGGCCGGACGATGTCGGGGCCGCGATCGTGACCGCCTTGCTGCGCCCGAAATTCGACGTGTTCGTCCCGAAATCGCTCGATCTGACCGGCCGGATCGCCCGGCTTTTCCCTCGCCCGTTCGGAGAATGGCTCGTCCGCGTCCTGGGCGGCGACCAGCTGCTCGCGTCGGCCGCGCATTCGCCGGAGCGGGCGGAGTACGAGGACCGGGCGGCCCGCAGCGTGCCGTCCGTCCCGCCTGGTGGGAGCGTCTGA
- a CDS encoding alpha/beta fold hydrolase, giving the protein MVSPPARLAAAAANVVGKVFQGGVADLRPMPRVLIDQGPNRSVYRMTHGSAQASGPPVLLVPPLAAPALCFDLRRGCSLIEHLVEGGRPTYLVDYGMVAFSDRRLGIEHWIDEVLPRAIRKVSEDAGGQGVHLVSWSLGGIFSMLVSADQPNLPIESIAAIGSPVDFTAIPIIAPFRPLVDLTGGYLLTPVYRAFGGAPSYLVTRVFRATGISKEITKPLAILKNLDDRDYLAQIEAVDHFMDNMYAYPGRTFGQLYHRLFRTNDLAEGTVDLNGRKISLADVKVPMLVVAGENDTIAPQASVERVVQLLENAPEVQFRTAPGGHLGVLTGRRARGTTWRYLDEFLDERISG; this is encoded by the coding sequence ATGGTTTCCCCACCGGCCCGGCTGGCCGCCGCGGCGGCGAACGTCGTCGGCAAGGTGTTCCAAGGTGGGGTCGCCGACCTCCGGCCGATGCCGCGGGTGCTGATCGACCAGGGACCCAACCGGTCCGTCTACCGGATGACGCACGGCTCGGCGCAGGCCTCCGGCCCGCCGGTGCTGCTGGTGCCGCCGCTGGCCGCGCCCGCGCTGTGTTTCGACCTGCGCCGCGGCTGCAGCCTGATCGAGCATCTGGTGGAAGGCGGCCGGCCCACCTACCTGGTGGACTACGGCATGGTCGCGTTCTCCGACCGCAGGCTCGGCATCGAGCACTGGATCGACGAGGTGCTGCCGCGGGCGATCCGGAAGGTCAGCGAGGACGCCGGCGGGCAGGGCGTGCACCTGGTGTCCTGGTCGCTCGGCGGGATCTTCTCCATGCTGGTCAGCGCGGACCAGCCGAACCTGCCGATCGAGTCGATCGCCGCGATCGGCTCTCCGGTGGACTTCACGGCGATCCCGATCATCGCCCCGTTCCGCCCGCTGGTGGACCTCACCGGCGGCTACCTGCTCACCCCGGTGTACCGCGCGTTCGGCGGCGCACCGTCCTATTTGGTCACCCGGGTGTTCCGTGCGACCGGGATCTCGAAGGAGATCACGAAGCCGCTGGCGATCCTGAAGAACCTCGACGACCGCGACTATCTCGCGCAGATCGAGGCGGTGGACCACTTCATGGACAATATGTACGCCTATCCCGGGCGCACGTTCGGCCAGCTGTACCACCGGCTGTTCCGCACCAACGACCTGGCGGAGGGAACGGTCGACCTGAACGGCCGCAAGATCAGCCTGGCGGACGTGAAAGTGCCGATGCTCGTGGTGGCGGGCGAAAACGACACCATCGCGCCGCAGGCGTCGGTGGAACGCGTCGTGCAGCTGCTGGAAAACGCGCCGGAAGTTCAGTTCCGCACCGCACCCGGCGGCCACCTGGGCGTGCTGACCGGCCGCCGGGCGCGCGGCACGACCTGGCGTTACCTGGACGAATTCCTGGACGAGCGAATCAGCGGCTGA
- a CDS encoding alpha/beta hydrolase has protein sequence MRKPLLAAAVAAIAAATLAVPASAATTVEWGACPADAHPGPGLQCATLRVPLDYRDPQGRKIDLAISRLPSKNPAKRHGVLLTNPGGPGGAGLNYPSILTLSGIASPMPQDVRDSYDIIGFDPRGVGHSSPVTCDLTPEQLAIGNLPYANSPADVVKQAAVAKAEAKQCADAKTGWMLPYTTTANTARDLDQIREALGEQKISYLGASYGTYLGAVYTTMFPERSDRVVLDSNLGPGGYDIDAMHGFGRGMEDRFPDFAKYAAAHPDYQLGTTPAQVTAKFYDLVARLDRKPIDGLTGGLLRGAAFSLIYSDDQFKTLASMMRDLDQGKPPASGAPLPPSDNLNAARFAVICGDSSWPKSVLSYQLDVAVDRVRYPLIGAGEANIAACAYWPSAPVEPRVRISDRGPANVLMVQNTRDPGTPLANARKLRSAFGERARMVTVDQGGHGAYVFAPNTCGNAAVNEFLATGKRPAGDVFCAAEQH, from the coding sequence ATGCGGAAACCCTTACTAGCCGCTGCTGTCGCGGCGATCGCGGCAGCCACCCTCGCGGTGCCAGCCTCGGCGGCGACCACTGTCGAATGGGGCGCTTGCCCTGCGGACGCGCATCCCGGCCCCGGCCTGCAATGCGCGACGCTGCGAGTCCCGCTCGACTACCGAGACCCCCAGGGCCGGAAGATCGACCTCGCGATTTCCCGTCTGCCCAGCAAGAACCCGGCCAAACGACACGGTGTCCTGCTGACCAATCCCGGCGGCCCGGGCGGCGCGGGACTCAACTACCCGAGCATTCTCACGCTGTCCGGCATCGCTTCCCCGATGCCCCAAGACGTGCGAGACAGCTACGACATCATCGGCTTCGACCCGCGCGGCGTCGGGCACAGCTCGCCGGTCACCTGCGATCTGACGCCGGAGCAGCTGGCGATCGGCAATCTGCCGTACGCGAACAGCCCCGCCGACGTGGTGAAGCAGGCAGCAGTCGCGAAGGCCGAAGCCAAGCAGTGCGCCGACGCCAAGACCGGCTGGATGCTCCCGTACACCACCACCGCGAACACCGCTCGCGACCTGGACCAGATCCGCGAAGCGCTGGGCGAGCAGAAGATCTCCTACCTCGGCGCGTCGTACGGCACCTACCTCGGCGCGGTCTACACGACCATGTTCCCCGAGCGCAGCGACCGGGTCGTGCTCGACAGCAACCTTGGACCTGGCGGCTACGACATCGACGCGATGCACGGTTTCGGCCGCGGCATGGAGGATCGCTTCCCGGACTTCGCGAAGTACGCGGCGGCCCACCCGGACTACCAGCTGGGCACGACTCCGGCCCAGGTCACCGCGAAATTCTACGACTTGGTCGCCCGCCTGGACCGCAAGCCGATCGACGGCCTCACCGGCGGCCTCCTGCGCGGGGCCGCGTTCTCGTTGATCTACAGCGACGATCAGTTCAAGACGCTGGCATCGATGATGCGCGACCTCGACCAGGGCAAGCCTCCCGCCAGCGGAGCACCGCTTCCGCCGAGCGACAACCTCAACGCAGCGCGGTTCGCGGTGATCTGCGGCGATTCGAGCTGGCCGAAATCGGTGCTGAGCTACCAGCTCGACGTGGCCGTGGACCGCGTCCGGTATCCGCTGATCGGTGCGGGCGAGGCGAACATCGCGGCCTGCGCGTACTGGCCCTCCGCGCCGGTCGAGCCGAGGGTGCGGATCAGTGATCGCGGGCCGGCCAACGTCCTGATGGTGCAGAACACCCGCGACCCGGGCACTCCGCTCGCGAATGCGCGCAAGCTCCGTTCGGCATTCGGGGAGCGGGCCCGGATGGTAACCGTCGACCAGGGCGGGCACGGAGCGTACGTCTTCGCGCCGAACACGTGCGGCAATGCTGCGGTGAACGAATTCCTGGCGACCGGGAAACGGCCCGCCGGAGATGTTTTCTGCGCGGCGGAGCAGCACTGA
- a CDS encoding acyl-CoA dehydrogenase family protein, whose translation MINLEAPKKAGALINQAYQAAAEVFRPISRKYDRAEHTYPTELDMFAALLDGLNSSGEGGAGAAGVRRSGKDDAGKGNRNGTNLNVVLGTIEMCWGDVGLLLSMPRQGLGNAAIGSVATDEQLERFKGLWAAMAITEPGCGSDSAAITTTATVDGDDYLLNGEKIFVTSGQRADAVVVWATLDRSKGRAAIKSFVVEKGTPGFEVVRVEHKLGIRASDTAVLRFENCRVPKENLLGTPEIDTAKGFAGVMQTFDNTRPLVAAMAVGLARAALDETRRILTEAGVPIDYDRPSLTQHAAAATFLQLEADYEAAYLLTLESAWMADNRQPNSLQASMAKAKAGRTVVDVTLKCVELAGAYGYTEESLLEKWSRDAKILDIFEGTQQIQQLIVARRVLGKTSAQLK comes from the coding sequence ATGATCAACCTGGAAGCTCCGAAGAAGGCCGGCGCGCTGATCAACCAGGCGTACCAGGCCGCGGCCGAGGTGTTCCGGCCGATTTCGCGCAAGTACGACCGCGCGGAACACACCTACCCGACCGAACTGGACATGTTCGCCGCCCTGCTGGACGGCCTCAACTCCTCTGGCGAGGGCGGCGCGGGCGCGGCGGGCGTCCGCCGGTCCGGAAAGGACGACGCCGGCAAGGGGAATCGCAACGGTACCAACCTGAACGTGGTGCTCGGCACGATCGAAATGTGCTGGGGCGACGTCGGCTTGCTGCTGTCCATGCCGCGGCAGGGCCTCGGCAACGCGGCCATCGGCTCGGTCGCGACCGACGAACAGCTGGAACGGTTCAAGGGCCTGTGGGCCGCGATGGCGATCACCGAACCGGGCTGCGGTTCGGACTCCGCCGCGATCACCACCACGGCCACGGTGGACGGTGACGATTACCTCCTGAACGGGGAAAAGATCTTCGTGACGTCCGGCCAGCGCGCCGATGCCGTGGTGGTCTGGGCGACGCTGGACCGGTCGAAGGGCCGCGCCGCGATCAAATCGTTCGTGGTGGAGAAGGGAACGCCCGGCTTCGAGGTCGTGCGGGTCGAGCACAAGCTGGGCATCCGCGCGTCGGACACCGCGGTGCTGCGCTTCGAGAACTGCCGGGTCCCGAAGGAAAACCTGCTGGGCACCCCGGAAATCGACACCGCCAAGGGCTTCGCCGGGGTCATGCAGACCTTCGACAACACCCGTCCGCTGGTGGCCGCGATGGCGGTGGGCCTGGCCCGGGCCGCGCTGGACGAGACCCGCCGGATCCTCACCGAAGCCGGCGTGCCGATCGACTACGACCGGCCGAGCCTGACGCAGCACGCCGCGGCCGCGACGTTCCTGCAGCTGGAGGCTGACTACGAGGCGGCGTATCTGCTGACGCTGGAGTCCGCGTGGATGGCGGACAACCGTCAGCCGAATTCGCTGCAGGCGTCGATGGCGAAGGCCAAGGCCGGTCGCACGGTGGTCGACGTGACGCTGAAGTGCGTCGAGCTCGCCGGAGCTTACGGATACACCGAGGAATCGCTGCTGGAGAAGTGGTCTCGGGACGCCAAGATCTTGGACATCTTCGAGGGCACGCAGCAGATCCAGCAGCTGATCGTGGCCCGGCGCGTGCTCGGGAAGACCAGCGCGCAGCTGAAGTAG
- a CDS encoding acyl-CoA dehydrogenase family protein, whose protein sequence is MGIGLAALTRLAGSKAIERAGLRGPVQNLVKAGTRTGFRAAGAATRSFTSVQRLGKPARLAPAGDRGLFDLTPDEDQQLIVETVSEFAAEQLRPAAADADEKLAAPEGLLSRAAELGISLVGIPEELGGAGTERSVVTNALVAEALAHGDLGLAVAVLAPSAVSTALVAWGDEQQQADYVPAFTGDQVPAAALALLERTPLFDPFKPATKAKRTPKGYQLDGVKSLVPRAAEAELFIVSADLEGRGPALFLVESSSAGVTVESEPAMGLRGAATGKLHLEKVALPAGALLGGGKADVFTEVVRLSRLGWAALAAGVGKAVLDYVVPYVNERTAFGEPISHRQAVAFSVADIAIELEGLRLVMLRAASRAEQGKEYAREAALARKLATDKGMQIGNAGVQLLGGHGFVKEHPVERWYRDLRAIGVMEGAVLL, encoded by the coding sequence ATGGGCATCGGCCTGGCCGCGCTCACCCGGCTGGCGGGGAGCAAGGCGATCGAGCGCGCCGGGCTGCGCGGGCCGGTGCAGAACCTGGTCAAGGCCGGGACCCGCACCGGTTTCCGCGCCGCGGGAGCGGCTACCCGGTCGTTCACCTCGGTCCAGCGGCTGGGCAAGCCGGCCCGGCTGGCCCCGGCCGGCGATCGCGGGCTGTTCGACCTCACGCCCGACGAGGACCAGCAGCTGATCGTCGAAACGGTCAGCGAGTTCGCCGCCGAGCAGCTGCGGCCGGCCGCCGCGGACGCCGACGAGAAGCTCGCCGCTCCGGAAGGCTTGCTGAGCCGTGCGGCCGAGCTGGGCATCAGCCTGGTCGGCATCCCCGAGGAGCTGGGCGGTGCCGGCACCGAACGGTCCGTCGTCACGAACGCGCTGGTCGCGGAAGCGCTCGCGCACGGCGACCTCGGACTGGCGGTGGCCGTACTGGCCCCGTCCGCGGTGAGCACCGCGCTCGTCGCCTGGGGCGACGAGCAGCAGCAGGCCGACTACGTGCCCGCGTTCACCGGCGACCAGGTCCCGGCCGCGGCGCTCGCGCTGTTGGAGCGCACGCCGCTGTTCGATCCGTTCAAGCCCGCCACCAAGGCGAAGCGCACCCCGAAGGGCTACCAGCTCGACGGTGTGAAGTCGCTCGTTCCGCGCGCGGCGGAGGCCGAGCTGTTCATCGTGTCGGCGGACCTGGAGGGACGCGGACCGGCGTTGTTCCTGGTCGAATCGTCGAGCGCGGGCGTGACCGTCGAGTCCGAGCCCGCGATGGGCCTGCGCGGCGCCGCGACCGGCAAACTGCACCTGGAGAAGGTCGCGCTGCCCGCTGGCGCGCTGCTCGGCGGCGGCAAGGCGGACGTTTTCACCGAGGTCGTACGGCTTTCCCGCCTCGGCTGGGCCGCGCTCGCGGCAGGCGTCGGCAAGGCCGTGCTGGACTACGTGGTGCCGTACGTGAACGAGCGCACCGCGTTCGGCGAGCCGATCAGCCACCGGCAGGCAGTCGCGTTCTCGGTGGCGGACATCGCGATCGAGCTGGAGGGCCTGCGCCTGGTGATGTTGCGCGCCGCTTCGCGCGCAGAACAAGGCAAGGAGTACGCGCGAGAGGCCGCGCTGGCCCGGAAGCTCGCGACGGACAAGGGAATGCAGATCGGCAACGCCGGTGTGCAGCTGCTCGGCGGGCACGGGTTCGTGAAGGAGCATCCGGTGGAGCGCTGGTACCGCGATCTGCGGGCGATCGGCGTGATGGAAGGCGCCGTCCTCCTCTGA
- a CDS encoding low temperature requirement protein A gives MPTRRLHLVSADEGHRVTTLELFFDLVFVYAITQTTELMAGHLSLLGVGEGLLVLMVLWWSWCSYAWLGTTIHVDHGIARLAMFGAMAVMFLVALSVPQAFTNEPGGLDGPLLFVACYAIVRLLHIVAYLGAARHDAELRGVLLRMLRGLLPSLAMLAGAGVVGGVWQPILWVAALLVDYLNVYFSGPAGWRLPSPAHFAERFGLIVIIALGESVVSIGIGVGHVPITWLVAGSAICGIALAAGMWWTYFDLVAHVAESRLARAEGIARTKIATDSYTYLHLPLIAGIVLVALGLKKTFLTLSEEVHHSPSDALHGVALWALTGGLALYLVALSSLRRRNLGTWNLQRLVLAVLLLALTPLFDHLPAALTLLIATATVLLLIAFERTRFARRPVHD, from the coding sequence GTGCCCACGAGACGCTTGCATCTGGTCAGCGCGGACGAAGGTCACCGCGTCACGACCCTCGAGCTCTTCTTCGACCTGGTTTTCGTCTACGCCATCACGCAGACGACCGAGCTGATGGCCGGGCACCTGAGCCTGCTCGGCGTCGGCGAGGGACTGCTGGTGCTGATGGTGCTGTGGTGGTCCTGGTGCAGCTACGCCTGGCTCGGCACCACCATCCACGTCGACCACGGCATCGCGCGGCTGGCGATGTTCGGCGCGATGGCGGTGATGTTCCTGGTCGCGCTGTCCGTGCCGCAGGCGTTCACCAACGAGCCCGGCGGACTGGACGGGCCGCTGCTGTTCGTCGCCTGCTACGCGATCGTGCGGCTCCTGCACATCGTCGCGTATCTCGGGGCCGCACGACACGATGCCGAACTGCGCGGGGTGCTGCTGCGGATGCTGCGCGGGCTGCTGCCCAGCCTGGCCATGCTGGCCGGGGCCGGGGTCGTCGGCGGGGTCTGGCAGCCGATTCTGTGGGTGGCCGCGCTGCTGGTCGACTACCTGAACGTGTACTTCTCCGGCCCGGCGGGCTGGCGGCTGCCCTCGCCCGCGCACTTCGCCGAGCGGTTCGGGCTGATCGTGATCATCGCGCTGGGCGAATCGGTGGTGTCGATCGGCATCGGGGTCGGGCACGTGCCGATCACCTGGCTCGTCGCCGGGTCGGCGATCTGCGGGATCGCGCTCGCCGCCGGGATGTGGTGGACCTACTTCGACCTGGTCGCGCACGTCGCCGAGAGCCGGCTGGCCCGCGCTGAAGGGATTGCCCGCACCAAGATCGCCACCGACTCCTACACGTATCTGCACCTGCCGCTGATCGCCGGCATCGTGCTGGTCGCGCTGGGGTTGAAGAAAACTTTCCTCACTCTGTCCGAGGAGGTGCACCACAGCCCGTCGGACGCACTGCACGGCGTGGCGTTGTGGGCGTTGACCGGCGGGCTCGCGCTGTACCTGGTCGCGCTCAGTTCGCTGCGCCGACGCAACCTCGGCACCTGGAACCTGCAGCGACTCGTGCTCGCCGTGCTCCTGCTGGCCCTCACGCCGCTCTTCGACCACCTTCCCGCGGCCCTGACGCTGCTGATTGCCACTGCGACCGTCCTGCTGCTCATCGCGTTCGAACGCACCCGATTCGCGCGCCGTCCGGTCCACGACTGA
- a CDS encoding TetR/AcrR family transcriptional regulator has translation MSTPPARGTRPRDRKAQLAAVAAELFRTRGFHGVAVIDIAAAAGVTGPALYRHFADKQAILAYVVLTGIDDMESATAAALADSATPPEQLNALLTRLATQAVERREIAALWRWEGPHLPREQRREIRHRSGAVLDAWTKALLTLRPELPADEAELLCWAALSVFGSVAVHHTSVARKRFVPLLVELAQAVLETSLPLPAGPVPPVTTSLGTPSRREQVLTAATGLFAERGFHTVSMEDIGAAAGIAGPSVYRHFPSKAALMVAIGHRAADRLALAAEQALQAPDERSALGRLAASYVHILLRTPELLVSFTADRVTMPERDKADLRRVQRDYVAQWVSLLCAVFPEMPAREAKIRVHAALTIANDLSRTGRVRNRPHLQAELTVLLHAVLGLG, from the coding sequence ATGAGTACGCCTCCCGCTCGCGGCACGCGACCACGCGACCGCAAGGCCCAGCTCGCCGCCGTCGCGGCCGAGCTGTTCCGCACGCGCGGTTTCCACGGCGTCGCCGTCATCGACATCGCCGCCGCGGCCGGCGTCACCGGCCCCGCCCTGTACCGGCATTTCGCCGACAAGCAGGCGATCCTCGCCTACGTGGTGCTGACCGGGATCGACGACATGGAATCGGCCACCGCGGCCGCGCTCGCCGACTCCGCGACTCCGCCGGAACAACTCAACGCTCTGCTCACCCGCCTGGCAACTCAGGCGGTCGAGCGCCGGGAAATCGCCGCGCTGTGGCGCTGGGAGGGCCCGCACCTGCCCCGCGAGCAGCGGCGCGAGATCCGGCATCGCTCCGGCGCGGTGCTCGACGCGTGGACGAAAGCCCTGCTCACGCTGCGCCCGGAGCTGCCCGCGGACGAGGCTGAGCTGCTGTGCTGGGCCGCGTTGTCGGTGTTCGGAAGCGTCGCGGTGCACCACACGTCGGTCGCCCGGAAACGGTTCGTGCCGCTGCTGGTCGAACTGGCTCAGGCGGTGCTCGAAACGTCGCTGCCGCTGCCCGCCGGCCCGGTGCCGCCGGTCACGACCAGCCTCGGCACGCCCTCGCGCCGCGAGCAGGTGCTGACCGCCGCGACCGGGCTTTTCGCCGAACGCGGCTTCCACACGGTGAGCATGGAAGACATCGGCGCGGCGGCCGGGATCGCCGGCCCCAGCGTCTACCGGCACTTCCCCAGCAAGGCCGCGCTGATGGTCGCGATCGGGCACCGCGCCGCCGACCGGCTCGCGCTGGCCGCCGAACAGGCGCTGCAGGCCCCCGACGAACGGTCCGCGTTGGGCCGGCTCGCCGCGTCCTATGTGCACATCCTGCTGCGGACGCCGGAACTGCTGGTGTCGTTCACCGCGGACCGGGTGACCATGCCGGAACGGGACAAGGCGGACTTGCGGCGGGTGCAGCGGGACTACGTCGCCCAGTGGGTTTCGTTGCTGTGCGCGGTGTTTCCGGAGATGCCAGCGCGCGAAGCGAAGATCCGGGTGCATGCGGCGCTGACGATCGCGAACGATCTGAGCCGGACCGGACGAGTCAGGAACCGGCCGCATCTGCAAGCAGAACTGACCGTCTTGCTGCACGCAGTCCTCGGCCTCGGCTGA